In Streptomyces sp. ML-6, the genomic stretch CGACGCCCGCCCGCTCGTACTCCTCGGGCCGGTAGCCGATCCCCGCCACCGTCACCAGCCGGCCGGCGCTCAGCAGGTCCAGGACCGCGATGTCCTCGGCCAGCCGCAGCGGGTCGTGCAGCGGACCGATGGCCGCCGAGACGGTGACCGCGATGCGGCGGGTGGCGCCGAGGACCGCGCCGGCGAAGACGAAGGGGGAGGGCAGCCAGGAGTCGGCGGCGCCGTGGTGCTCCTCGGTCTGCACGGTGTCGATGCCGTGCCCGTCGGCGTACGCGGCCATCTCCAGCGCGGCGCGGTACCGGGCCGAGAGCGACTCGGGGGTGGCGCCGGGAGCGACGAGGTTGAACCGGACCACTGTGTAGGTCATGACACTTGCCCCCGTAGTCGTCGGGCGGACTCGGCGAGGGCGGAGATTAGCTGATGCTGCGTCAGAAGTGTAGGGCGCGATCACCGCCGGGTCCGGGCGGCGGGGCGCGGCAGGGCCGTGTACAGGGTCGCGGAGACGGTGATCGTGGCCGCCCAGCCCAGCCCCTGGTGTCCGATCCAGGTGGTGGAGAACGGCCCCGCGAACCACTCCACGCGCGTGAAGAGCAGCCCCGTCACCAGGCCCGCGCCCCACGCGGCCACGGCCGGTACGCAGAAGCCGCAGGTGTACCAGTAGGCGCCGGCCGGGGTGGTGTCCAGCAGCGCCGCCGGGTCGTACGCGCGCCCGCGAAGCAGGTCCACGGCGAAGACCCCCACCCAGGCCGAGAACGTCACTGACAGGAGCGCGAGGAAGGAGACGAAGGAGTCCAGAAAGCCGGTGGCCGACATCATCAGCAGCGAGCCCAGGAACAGGCTGATGGCGGCGTTCAGCCCGACCGCCCAGGCGCGGGGCACGGTGAACCCCAGCGTCTGCGCGGTGAACCCCGCCGAGTACAGCGACATCGCGTTGATCAGCACCATCCCGGTCACCGCGGTCAGCAGGTACGGGACGGAGAGCCAGCCGGGCAGCAGCGGGCCGATGAACGCGACCGGGTCGGGGGCGGTCGCCAGCCCCGGCGAGGCGACCGCCATCACGGTTCCGGTCAGGACCATCGGCACGTACACGATCCCGGCGCCGCCCACGGTCGCGCCGACCATCGCCGGGCCGGAGGCGGTGCGCGGCAGGTAGCGGGCGAAGTCCGGCCCGGACGGGGCCCAGCTGAGGCCGCCGGCGACCAGCGTGCCCACCCCGGCGACCATCATCGAGGCCGGTCCGGCCGGCCGGCCCAGCACCTCCCGCCAGTCGGTCGCCCCGGCCAGGTGGATCAGCACGAGCAGGCTGACGCCGCCGAAGAGGTACGAGGACCAGACGCAGCACAGCCGTAACGTGCCCAGGCCGAGGCCCGACATCAGATAGCTGCACCCCACGAAGGCGAGCAGGGCCAGCACGGTCAGGCTGTGGGTGCTCGTGATCCCGAGGAGCCGGTCCAGCACGGCGAGCACGGCGTAGGTCCCGGTGACCGCGTTCACGGTCTCCCACCCCCAGCGGGCCACCCAGGTCAGGGCGCCGGGCAGCAGATTGCCGCGCTGGCCGAAGACCGCCCGGGAGAGCGCCATGCCCGGCGCCCCGCCCTCCCTGCCCGCGATCGAGACCAGGCCGACCAGTCCGAAGCCGATGGCCGAGGCCGTGACCGCGACGGCCAGCACCTGCCAGAGGTTCAGCCCGTTGAGGACGGCGAGCCCCGCGCCGACGGTGACGAGCAGCATGGTCAGGTTCGCGCCCATCCAGGTGGGGACGAGGGCCCGGACGCGGCCGGTGCGTTCGCTGTCGGGGACGGGTTCCAGGCCGCGGGTCTCCACGGGCAGGATCGTACATTTACCTCCAAAAGGTGCATAACGTCCCGAGGGGTGTGGGAGTGATCCTTCGGGGCGGCCCCGGCGGGCCGATGTGACTGATACTGGGTGGGTTATGGAATTCGTCATCCTTGCTGTAGTCATCGCCCTGGTCGCGGTCGGCGTGATCAGCGGGCTCGTGGTCAGCGGCCGCAAGAAGAAGCAGCTGCCCCCGGCGCCGTCGAGCACGCCGACCATCACTCCCCCCGCCGAGCCCCATGTCGGCGAGGAAGCCGAGACGCCGCGCGAGGAACCGCGCCGCACCGTCGAGGAGGTCGGCCCGCCCCCCGCCGAGGCTCCCGCCGAGGAGGCCCCCGAGGCCGTCGAGGTCCTCGAGCCGGAGGCGCCCGCCGCCCCCGAGCTCGAAGTGCCCGAGCCCACGGCCGGCCGTCTGGTGCGGCTGCGCGCCCGGCTCGCCCGCTCGCAGAACTCCCTGGGCAAGGGGCTGCTCACGCTCCTGTCCCGGGACAACCTCGACGAGGACACCTGGGAGGAGATCGAGGAGACCCTCCTCACCGCCGATGTCGGCGTCACCCCCACCCAGGAGCTGGTGGAGCGGCT encodes the following:
- a CDS encoding cytosine permease, which encodes METRGLEPVPDSERTGRVRALVPTWMGANLTMLLVTVGAGLAVLNGLNLWQVLAVAVTASAIGFGLVGLVSIAGREGGAPGMALSRAVFGQRGNLLPGALTWVARWGWETVNAVTGTYAVLAVLDRLLGITSTHSLTVLALLAFVGCSYLMSGLGLGTLRLCCVWSSYLFGGVSLLVLIHLAGATDWREVLGRPAGPASMMVAGVGTLVAGGLSWAPSGPDFARYLPRTASGPAMVGATVGGAGIVYVPMVLTGTVMAVASPGLATAPDPVAFIGPLLPGWLSVPYLLTAVTGMVLINAMSLYSAGFTAQTLGFTVPRAWAVGLNAAISLFLGSLLMMSATGFLDSFVSFLALLSVTFSAWVGVFAVDLLRGRAYDPAALLDTTPAGAYWYTCGFCVPAVAAWGAGLVTGLLFTRVEWFAGPFSTTWIGHQGLGWAATITVSATLYTALPRPAARTRR